The segment AAAAATAGACAAGATTCGGCAACTACTCAATTTTCACATTTAGACTATAGAAAATTGTTACTTCAGAGCAGTGGCGGAGCTAAGTGGTGGGGATGAGGGTCAGCTGACCCCTGtgattttttgaaattatgaaatttatttatttatattacgCAGTTGCTAGAATATTTGGTTAAAAATCACCGGGTTGACCCCTATAACTCAAGATCAATGGCGGAACCAGGAAGGATTTTTACTTGTGTCAAGatatatacttaaaaaaaatagatgtaTCAGTGATTGTATTTGAACCATGGTTTAGGGGTGTTAAAGAGGGTCACTTAACCACTAGAACTACTGAATTTACATGTATTTTGTGAACAAAACAGAATATTTAGAGATTTAACGGGTGTTAGATGACACCCCATCTCTCTACATGGATTTGCCACTACTCAAGATCAATTCTTTTTTGACCGATCTTTATAATCTCTTAATAATATTACATAACTAATTTTAGTAAATGACCCCTATGAAATTTGATCCTGGCCACTGCTACAGAGTGAGAAAAGATTTTTTTCTCGAAATTCTTTTTTCAAAACTCATTTTCCagataattttataacttaaaTTTTGAATCCGAACTCGAATCCCTAAATCCTTTACCTAATCAAGTCTCTAAAATCTAAGTCTTAATCTAGGGAAAATCTTTGTTACCTATTTAATACTAAAACTTaggttattttaatttttagaaactatttttgtataaaattgtttttagtGTTATCTTACTGTATTCCTCAGTTAAAAAAGTTAAATGAATTTAGTACGTCAAGTGCGAAAAGACCCGACCCGTCTTCATAAGTAACCTTTTTTGGGTGTAAAAGTAGTTATCCTCTCTTGCGCGCAACaacaacccaaaaaaaaaaagaaaaaaaaaaaggaagattgTTATCGTCTCCGGCCAAGAAACCGATCACAAAATGAAGGATTACTCCAAAATCGGCGGTAAATCGACGATGCAGAGAACAAGCCGACGATTGGAAGGTACCGCCATGGGCTCCACAGTCTTCGATCTCAAACCCGGCGTCGGCATCGGACCTTTCTATATCGGTATGCGATTTCTCTCAAAATCTCTGCTGCTTTTCTTTAGTTTCGGAACTCGAGGATCAGTTAATCATCGTTATCGGACTTGGAAGATGACGATCGGCATCGGTTTGCGATCGGCGATTGCGTGCCGTTTTAGGATTCTTTTGATTGCTTATAGTATTAGCAACCGTTGTATTTTAGTTCACCATAACACTGTTCAGCCTCCGATCAGTTTGATCGACGATTCCGATCAGTTTGACCGACGATGGTGTTGTTTCTCAGGAATGCCAATTTGTGATGCGTTTGGGAAAATAGAGCAGGATCCTAACGTATATGATGTTGTCCATGTCAAATACTACGACGAGGTTTGTACTCATCACTCTGATTCACTGCttcttgatttttgttttggattttCTATGATTCTTTTGGCTTGCGTAGGATCCTCTGAAGCTGGATGTTGTTATTAGCTTTCCGGATCATGGCTTTCATCTTCGCTTTGATCCCTCGTCTCAGGTACTGTGCTTCATACTTGTTTTTGATCTTTTGTGTTGGAAACATTATCCTTATTTATTCTTTATTGTGATTTAAAGATACACTCTAGTTTTGTTATTGTTCCTCCAAATTTTGTTTGCAGAGGTTGCGCCTTATTGAGATATATGATGTCAAGCGGCTCCAGATGCGTTACGGAAATTCTACGATTGGGTGAGTTAAAAGCTATGAGTTTGGTGTAGTTTACTGTTGTAATGACTTGTCTTTTTTCTTCTACTTCAGAGGTCCATCAACTCTGGCTACGTTTGTGGCTGTTTATGCACTTTTTGGACCGACCTTTCCTGGGATTTATGATAAAGAAAGAGGGGTTTACGCTCTGTTCTACCCGGTGAGCAAGAGATGATAATACGGTCACATTGTTCTTCCATATATGCATGAATTTCTTCTGTCAATGTTTATCATTTTTTAACGATGGCAGGGGCTATCTTTCGAGTTTCCAATTCCCGACCAGTACACGGACTGCTGCCATGATGGAGAAGGTATGCTCTTCTCCTGATTCCAAGAGAAATCTGTTTATTTTTTCTCTGTCTTGTCCCAATATCTGACTTGTCTCTTTCTTCTACATAGTGGCGCTACCATTAGAGTTTTCAGATGGCACCACACCAGTTACATGCCGGGTGTCTATATATGACAAATCAAGTGACAAAAAAGTTGGTGTGGGAAAACTGATGGATAGAGCTTCTGTCCCTCCTTTGGCTCCTGGCAGTCTTTATATGGAAGAGGTTCACGTCAAGGTGTGGATTGATCTTTTCATTTACTGGGGGTTAACTTCTACTAGTAACCATGATTAGCAGTAAGCCACCTCCTAACTCTTCGCATGACTTCCTTACATATTTATGCAGCTTGGGAAGGAACTATACTTTACTGTTGGAGGCCAGCATATGCCTTTTGGTGCATCACCACAGGTAAACTTAGTGCCTGTCTTATTGTGGATCTTCTTTGGAATTCATCATTTCATGCTCCGTGCAGGATGTATGGACTGAAATAGGACGACCTTGTGGGATCCACCCAAAGCAGGTCCCGTCTCTCTAAACTTGTTTGCTGTAAATCGCTAACAGCTGCTTACATTAGCTTCTCTTGCTATGTTGCCTCCATAATATGTCACAGTTCGTTTCCCATTTGGGTTTCTGCTTCTAAATTTGTACTTTGCTTTCCAGGTAGATCAAATGGTTATTCATTCCGCGTCAGATCTACGACCAAAAACAACACTTTGTGGTGATTACTTCTACAACTATTTTACTCGTGGTTTCGACATCCTGTTTGACGGCGAGGTAGGAAATTCGTCAAAATGAGTTAATACGTTCCCTCCCTTCATATGTTTTTTTCCATCCATGACTGACTCTACCTCTTTTACAGACTCACAAGGCTAAGAAGTTTGTTCTTCACACCAACTATCCTGGTCATGCTGATTTCAACTCATACATAAAGTGCAACTTCGTGATCTCTGGTAAGTGATGCAAATGGTAGCAGCTTCATGTCAATTAATTATCCTTTATGCAGATGTGTGGTGTGTCTtatttttcaagaaaactaTGCTTTATTGCTGCTTTCAGTTGGAGAGGGTGAGACAGAAGCAAACAGAGGTGGAAACAAGATCACTCCAAGCACGAATTGGGAGCAGGTTAAGGTAATTAGTTTCAGATCAAAGTTATACAAGCATACAGGAAAATGATAGGAAGCTAGTCTATCCTAGGCCTGGACCAACCCTATTGCTCATAATCTGAAGAATTTTGTGTGGAAGCATTGAGgaaataatcaaaataacagCATGATTATAACTGAGAATAGCACTGTTAACAAATGAGGTAGGACATTTGTGATGAAACCTTTGCTTTCGCCTTATAGGAAGTACTCGGGGAGTGTGGACCAGCAGCGATTCAGACACAGGGCTCAACTAGCAACCCATTTGGATCGACATATGTGTATGGCTATAAGGATGTTGCTTTTGAGGTGAAGGATTTTTCTAGTAACCTTAATTCAGTAATTGTTATCCTTGTGTAGATTGCTAGACGAAGCTTTAAAGTTGGGCTAATATTTTGCAGGTGATGAAGAACGGTCATATAGCCACCATAACTTTGTTCCAGTCATGATGTGCGTCTACCTTCGAGGAGGTATGCCCTTTGCTAATTCTTCATTGATGTTCAATTTTCCTGTAGACATATATTTTGCAAGTTCATGTGTTGTATATTGCTGAATGAAAACTCCTCCCTCATCATGTGAATGATCAATCTATTTGTCTTTGTAGGGGGGCTGGCATTTATGCTTTGGCTCGAGAGGGCTATCTTCTACCACAGAACTCTGTAAATCTCTAACGTCAAAAGCTGCATGCTATGGATATTACccaaaaaacttttaaaatgtcTGAAAAAATTGATGTACAGTTGTTTAGTTTATATCAAGTTTTATAATAACAGTTACTCTGGATATTATTTCCATTCATTCTGTCTAATATGATTACAAACATCTTTTACTTAGATGAATGGTATAAGCTTCTATTCAGTTGAAAAAGTTAATATCGTGTATACgatgaaaagtaaaaaagagCTCCGTCGCCGGGACTCGAACCCGGGTCTCTCGGGTGAGAGCCGAGTATCCTAACCAGCTAGACTACGACGGATTGTTGTTAACAGCGTTCCAAACCcgataaattaatcaaaaacacaaatatacaaaatatattacttGTGCAGGTAGGTAGCCCTTGGTCTATCCGTTGCGAGAAACGAAAAGGAAAATTGTTTTCATCGGCGATACTCTCTTCTACTCTAGTCTGGTAATCTCTTCATTTTATCTCTTTTGGTTCTCGAAGCTGCTTCAAATTTATAGTATTAAGACTTGGCTTTTGGTTAAATCCCTGGAGCTGCGAGAAGTTGAACTTTATAATATAGGATGTTTGCTTCCAGTTTTTAGCTGCGTTAATTGCATTAGTAATTGTGCAATTGGTTTAGCCACCATTGTTTAGggtttctctttttatttttttttgaattttagggATTGAACTTGGTGCTTGTGAAGCAAAGCTCCGGTCTTCTTTGCCCGAGATGATGACTGCGTCTGGGCTAACCGTAACTCCGCCCAGGTTTCACTTTCGCTGGCGTACATCTCAGAGAACCTCTCAACCTTTTACTCTTATTGCCAAACTGAATCGTCTAGATGCATcagcttctcctcttcttcaaAGGTAGTTTTGGAGATTCTTTGATTAAGCATGTACTAGTTCTTTCTCATGGAGGTTTTGTCTTTGATGTTGCATAGGGCTTGTTTGGCACTTCCTACACAAAGAAACAATGCTATGATTCCCCGTGCCATGAGTTCTTCCTTTGGTGACGTGGCAGATGATTCaactggtatatatatatatacacatctcTTGGTTATACTTGTAAATGGTTCTTCTGTTGCTACTTAAAGTTGAACTTGTTGTCAGTAATAGAAGCAAAAATGATTAATGTTCCTGGCTACTTCTTCCATTGGTTCAGCTGTGTTCCCTCGGATCAATGTCAAAGATCCATACAAGCGGCTTGGGATAAGCCGGATGGCCTCAGAGGATGAGATTCAAGGCGCCAGGAACTTTCTTATGCAGCAGTACTCTGGTCACAAACCCAGTGTTGACGCTATCGAATCAGCTCATGACAAGATCATCATGCAGAAGTTTCATGAGAGGAAGAACCCCAAGATCGACATAACGAAGAAGGTCCGGGAAGTGAGACAGTCCAAAGCTGTGAACTTTGTTTTCGAGAGGTTCCAAACTCCTGCCACTGCTTTCCTTGTCAAAACGGCAGTCACCTTTGCAGTTCTCGGTGCTCTTACGGTTCTGTTCCCGACAGAAGAAGGACCCACTCTGCAGGTTTTGTTATCGGTGATAGCTACGTTTTACTTCATCCACCAGAGGCTGAAGAAGAAGTTCTGGTCTTTCCTTTACGGGTAATAATCACAAAGCCTTTTTACTATATTATTGATTTTTGGATTTGCAACTGATCAGGTTGATGTTGTGATGAAACAGGAGTGGATCTTTCATCTTCTCGTGGCTGATTGGGACTTTCTTGATGGTATCTGTGATCCCACCCTTCATCAAAGGACCAAGAGGTTTTGAAGTCATGTCTTCGCTCTTAAGCTATGTTTTGCTTTGGGTGTCTTCGAGCTACCTTAGGTAGCATTCTAGCTCTTTTCTTAACTTCTTATCTCGGATATGTGAAACACACACTATTAGAGCATTGTTATCTTCATGTGGCATagagaaaatgtttttttgatCTTGGAGTTTGTTATTTCGCTGAGACTTCCACCGTTTGTGTCTTGCGTTTGCTGGCTACTTCATCCATTTTCTCTACAGATAAAATGGATTAGAATCTGTAAAGTTTTGTATGGTTTTAGTTCAGAAATAGTTGGTAAAGAGTAAATTAATCTATGTTCATTGGGCATAGTGACATTTTTGGCTCTTAGGCATCTCAAACCAAATCATAAACTAACATATGCATCAGCAACACATTCCTCACTTGAATCATTAAGTACTATTCTACTTGAATCATTTTGTACTTAGTATTATGTCGAACTTTTATAGGTTCCATGTCAACATCAGTGTGAGATTCCTAACATATCCTGTAGACGTTTTAATAAGTGTATCGATTAATATATGGTTTTGAAGCAAATTTTGGcttacatataaattatttcgTATGTTTTCTGTTTTGGCTAAAGTTACTTTATGTTTTagaattgtatatatattaagtttagTGGTAATTATATATGTACCAAAGGCTAAGTTTAGTGGTCCATTAAGATTATCTACTTTACATGTACGTTTAAGATTATTTGATTAGTTTAGCTTCCCTTTTCGAATGGTATGTACagtttactttttaataataaaagatttatagaaaacactaaaatatatagttttgtgaaatatttttttccaaaacttaACTTATCACTATAAAGACCAAAGAGAAATAAAAATTCATGAAGGGTTATGTAGCCCTGGAACTTATTATCCGAGATCCACTCCGGATCCGCTCCAAAAAATAGGATATCCGGGGTGCCCGGATCCGAATCCGGATAGTAAAATCTTGGATCCAtccaaaccgaatccgaatccagatattttaatttttaggttcggatatccggatccgtatttctaaaacacattaaatttttaaatttcattagtatttatatttgatatattaatatttatacatgaattaatcttataatattatattttagtttatacaatattatagacatatataaatatatttataaatatttgatctatgtattatattaagaaattagtatttttttaaaaaaatattatttttaattatttttacggATCCGGATTTGGATATCCGCGGATAATAGAATATCGGAACGGATATCCGAAATCCGGATATCCGAAAACCACGAATCCTGATCCGGATATTAAATTTACGGATCAGTTGGATCCGAATCCGAATCCGGATACCCCAAATTTCTCGGATATCTGGATCCGTCCAGGCCTAATATTATGGTGATAGAAATCATTGCTTGCAGAGTAAAGCAATT is part of the Brassica rapa cultivar Chiifu-401-42 chromosome A09, CAAS_Brap_v3.01, whole genome shotgun sequence genome and harbors:
- the LOC103841029 gene encoding UPF0183 protein At3g51130, which produces MKDYSKIGGKSTMQRTSRRLEGTAMGSTVFDLKPGVGIGPFYIGMPICDAFGKIEQDPNVYDVVHVKYYDEDPLKLDVVISFPDHGFHLRFDPSSQRLRLIEIYDVKRLQMRYGNSTIGGPSTLATFVAVYALFGPTFPGIYDKERGVYALFYPGLSFEFPIPDQYTDCCHDGEVALPLEFSDGTTPVTCRVSIYDKSSDKKVGVGKLMDRASVPPLAPGSLYMEEVHVKLGKELYFTVGGQHMPFGASPQDVWTEIGRPCGIHPKQVDQMVIHSASDLRPKTTLCGDYFYNYFTRGFDILFDGETHKAKKFVLHTNYPGHADFNSYIKCNFVISVGEGETEANRGGNKITPSTNWEQVKEVLGECGPAAIQTQGSTSNPFGSTYVYGYKDVAFEVMKNGHIATITLFQS
- the LOC103841030 gene encoding protein CHAPERONE-LIKE PROTEIN OF POR1, chloroplastic, translating into MMTASGLTVTPPRFHFRWRTSQRTSQPFTLIAKLNRLDASASPLLQRACLALPTQRNNAMIPRAMSSSFGDVADDSTAVFPRINVKDPYKRLGISRMASEDEIQGARNFLMQQYSGHKPSVDAIESAHDKIIMQKFHERKNPKIDITKKVREVRQSKAVNFVFERFQTPATAFLVKTAVTFAVLGALTVLFPTEEGPTLQVLLSVIATFYFIHQRLKKKFWSFLYGSGSFIFSWLIGTFLMVSVIPPFIKGPRGFEVMSSLLSYVLLWVSSSYLR